From the genome of Fulvia fulva chromosome 12, complete sequence:
TCTACCACCAGCGTGAGGCGGAAGTTGCAGATACTCGTAAGGATCTCCTCAGGTACCGAGTGCTGAAAGTTGACGTTTGCAGCGCCACGGTAGTGCTTGATGAAGTTGAAAGTGCACTCGCTGTAGAACAGTGGAAGCGTTTCGTTGCGGAGTAGTCTCGAGGCCCGAGTTATTGGTGGTTGTGTTGGTAGAGTGTTGTGGCGATCTTGCGAGGTGACTAGACTGTTGTCGGGAGGAATGCCGATTTGGTCAGTCTTGAGATCTGCGAGGTGGAACTTTTAGATGATCACACGAAGCTCTGCTGGCAGGTCTACGAAGGGGTCGAGCGTGGCGATGTCGTCTGCTTGTTCGAGCGTGTCAACGAGGTCGTACTTGCGCGCTTGACTTGGCGGGTCAAGTCCGCGAGACTTGCAGAAGCGGCGCAATTCTGATACGGTACACTTCTGATAGTTGAGGAAACCGCGGTCGTGGCGTGTGAGAAGACTTTGCTTGCGATCAGTTCAGTGGTCATCTTATCAGACACAAACTTGCTGATGCCGATGTTCGCCATGTTCTGGTCAATATGCTTCCTCCCACGTAAATTCGCGATGCTATGACGGTGATTGTCGATCTTCCAGTAATGCTTTGGGCCGTCGGTAGCTGAATTGAAGTCGGGCGACTTGATTTGGACCATGTTTGCTGTATCCCAGCGTGTGGCTAAGGGGGTGTAGTCACTGTAGGTTCCCGatgtcttggttttggttGAATTCTGTCGACGTCCAGACCGGGAGTTCGTCGAGTGGTGAAGAAGAAAAGTGCGCAAAAATGGTTCATCGAGTGTGCTTGGTTGTGAACACCCCCGTAGCCTTCTCATTCACCTTTCGAACTTTACAGTCGCGTCTGGCACTTCCACGTGCTTTACTTCTCCCAAGGTCCCCGAATGACAACCAACCTCTGCAGTCTGAATCTTCGAGAACACGGGGCAAGGCAACGCGCGACCGCTTCGTGTAGGACGCTACTGCTATGCTTCGCTTTAGCATGCTGGACAGTCTAAGCAATAATGTGGTTACCAAAGATGGACGACGCGCTCGGCGCCTGTTAACAAACTTTTTCCACAGCCCTTGTGCGCTCGTCAGAAGGATCTCGAGCTTCGGCCCAAGTTGCTGCCACGGAGCAAAAATTCAGACGCCGCAACAGAAAGCCGCTCCGTACCGGCACATCCAAAAGATACGAACTAACACCCCAAAATCTAGCAAAAAGAACCCGCTCCTCCTTAGTGGAAGCGCCAGGATAGAGAAAAGTGAGCTTTAACGGCTACTTTTTTGCTATTTCAAATCACGGCTAGAACAGGATTCATGTCCGAAGACAAGGTACTAGCGCACTTGGAATGGGGAAAGTCTGCGACTTCTTAGTTGAAGGCGCCTGATTTCGCATCTACAATCAATTGAAATTGATGGCATCGAGATCCACTCGACCACTCTGACTTGCTGTGTTTATTGGTCCGGCTTGTGGAGATTTATAGGTTGGTGGGCGAGCGTGCGCTAGTGCCGGATGAGGGTTAGCGTGACGGTATGTGAATGAAGAAGCCGGAAGCTGAAATTTTCAGACGCCGAGAAGTCCGTAACATGATCTCGGGGCCTTGCTCCAGCCGCCAGCAATCTTGGAGACCGTTCGAGTGACTTTCGCTGCGAAGACTGATCTTGACCTTGTTGTCTCTGAGGGATGATATGAGAATGGACACGAAATAGGCAGCCTGGAAGGTGCCTCGGACGATACTGCACTGAATCCCTACAACAGTATCAGCATCCTTTCAACAGCATCTCACTGAAGTTGGATCAGTGCACGGCCATGTATCAGCGCTCTCTTTGGATCAAGCACACTGCCTCTCCCACAGCATGAAAGATTGGCGCTAAGTAATGTCCGCGCTCTGCGGGCTGACTCTCGAGAAGAGGACAACCACGGACCAGAACGCTTGGAGGACTTGGGTGTACATCATGTGTCGGGGAAGGGAGGAGGAGGGAGGTGGCGTACCTGCAGAGTTTAATCCATCATTGCTGGACAATGCCTTATGACAGAAGAGATCGCTGCCGACATCGATGTTGACCGGAGTGCAGTGCTTCAAGCACCTTTGACCATGAAGGGGTCGCTGGAGCATCCCATATCTCTTCCGCCTCCACAGGGATTTGCGACGCTGCTGAGTCACTGTCGCGACGCAATAGACATCGCCGAGCCTTTGTAATGCGGCCATCTTCTTTCGTCGCCAGCCGTGAGGGTGATCCAACGGGCGATCTTTTGGCTCAAGGCCCTGAGGTATGTGCCGTAGCACAAATTATGTCTCATTCATCATGCTATGCTATACTACAAGCCAGCTCCTGAAGACCACGCCGCGAGGACACACTGGTGGTATGTGGTATCATGAAAGCGCGATCTATGTTATCTACAAGTACAAGGACTGCGCAGCGACGATGTCACGTCTCACCTTCGTGAGCGCGACCTCGAACTTCTGCTCGAGCTCATCGGAGCCCATGACCTTCGAAGCTTGCGCGACCTGCCGTAGCAACTCCTCAAGTCGGCGGAAGAGGCGGATGAGCGAGCCTTCGTAGACATCTGTCATTTTGCTGCGATGGTTGTTAGTAGATACTCGATGTCAGCTGAGCAGGGCATACTTACCAGATCGCTGCGAAGCTCGCGCCATGCGTCCAAGCATACACAACTTCCATGAGTTCCGGCTTGAACGACTGTAGATATTCTTCCTCGTTGACCACCACCTTGCTCTCCATGCTGACCTTTGCCACCTGTCGCGCTTGCGCCTGAATTTCTCGGAAGGGTTTTGCGAGCTCTTCCTTGAGGGCGCCCTTCTCTTCACTCTTCTCCTCGAAGATGAAGCATGAAAGGACAGCGGCACATTGCTCGGGTGTGAGCTCGTTGAAGAAACGGTTGAAGAGAAGCTCTGACAGCACGAGCTCATCTCCAGTCGAGATCTCGCAAGCGACACGAGCCTTGAGCTGAACCACATCGGCGTCATTGACAAAGCCGAGTCGTCGCAGCACACGCTTGCGGTTCTTGAGTTCGTCAAGTTGGAGAACTGACAGAGCATCAGACATCTTCTTGCGAAGCGCCTTGATCTCGTTTGACAGCTCAACCTTCGCGTTGTACTGATCGTACAGCTCGGGTAGTCGCTCGTCTTTGTGCAGTGGTGAAGACAGCAGCTTGTGCTCAAGCACTTCGATCTTGCGCAGAAGCTTCTTGAACCCATCATCTTCAATGCCCATGTTCTCAATCGGGTCGAGGATGGCAATGCCGTCAGGGAAGCGCCTCGCGATCTCTTCAAGCGCCTTGCGGACAGTGTTGCGTTGCTCCTGCGTGCGCAAGTCGTTAGGCAGGAACACCCGGAGGTGGCCAACACTGTCGATTGTGCCGTTCATGATGGGAGCGACCTCCATCTTGCCCTTCTCTCCAGGTCCAGGTGGTCGTACTCCCGGCGGTAGATCGTCGCTGAGCTTGGATCCAGGCGGTGGTGGCGTCACGTCTGCTGCGACGTTCAGGAGGACATCGACCACGACTGATGCTGAGGATGGAATATCCTCTTGCTTCTGGCCCTTTCCTGGTTTGACACTCACAAAGTTGACCACGGCACCCCAGCCGAAGTCGTGATCCTTGTACTTGACTTTCACAAGTCGACCTTGTTGCAGGAACTTGGTGAGGTATTGGGGATGTGTGATGACGGCCTTCATCTCGTTCGCGTAGTTTGTGAGGTTTTTTCGCAGGTCGTAGTACTCCTTGATCTCGGGTTCGTTCTCGATGGCCATCTCAAGTCGCTTTTGCTCAAGCTCCATGAGCTGCTTCTCCAGGCCGGAAACTGATGCCGCGTTCTGGAACTGGAAGAAACAGCGCTCGAGCATGAACTCTGGACTGATACCCTCGACTCGCATGAGGTTGAGAATCATGTTGTAGCCCAGATAGAAAGCACTGTTGAGCTTATCTTGCTCACCGCGTACAATCTCCTTCGCCACACCGGGCTCCATCTTCTCGTCGATCATCATGATAACAATACCACGCTCGTCGAGACCTCTACGACCAGCTCGCCCAGACATCTGAATGAACTCACTGGGCGTGACCCAACGGAGTGAAATGCCGTCGAACTTGCGCACCGACGTGAACACAACAGTCTTTGCCGGCATGTTGAGGCCAATTGAGAAGGTCTCGGTTGCGAAGAGTACCTTGATCAACCCCTCCTGGAAAAGAATCTCGATCGTCTCCTTCAGGATCGGGAGCAGACCAGAGTGATGAATGCCGATACCTCGTCGCAGGAGGGGTAGAAGATGTTGTATCTGGGGCAGCTCTTTGTCCTCGTCCGACAGCATCTCAATCGCACTGTTGAAGACTTTCGACACCATCGCCTTCTCAGACTCATCGTTGAACGCGAGCTGGCTCATTTGCAGAGCATAGTTTTCACAATCTCGTTTTGAGAAGGAGAAAACGATGACTGGGTTGTAGTTCTTCATCATGATCATCTTCACGATCTTATAGATGTCCGTCGGTCCATCCTTCTTGCCGCCCTTGTTCACCTTCTTGTCTTTGCCTTTGCCTTTCCGCTTAGCCATTGGATCTGAGCCATCATCTCCCGCTTTTTCTGCGATGGTAGCCATGGCTTTGTTGAAGTTCTCTTCTCGGAATACACCCTTCTCATCCACGACCAAATGTATGCCGTCTGCGCCTGCTGGGAAGAAGTAGTGCTGGAGAGGTGTAGGTCGGAAATCGGTGTAGACGACGTGACAGGGCTGGTTGTGAGTCTTTGTGATCCACTCGGCGAATTGCATAGCGTTGGGTATCGTGGCGGAGAGGAAGACGTAGCGGACCTTGTCGGGGAGTAGGATGATTGTCTCTTCCCATACCACACCACGCGACTTGTCGCGCATGTAATGGACCTCGTCAAAGACCACCCAGGCGACTTCGCGCATGATCTCACTACCGCGGTACAACATAGATCGTAGAATCTCCGTCGTCATGACCTAAAATAAGGGTGTTAGCCATAACCGCCCATCGCATCGTGCTGGGAGTTCCTTGAGCCAACCAATACAGTCTGAGCGACTGCTCGATGTCTGATGCTATCCTCCAGTGACTTACCAAACATGTTGCCGTGGGATTGATGGTCACATCTCCAGTCATAAGGCCAACATCGCCAAAGTCAGCCTGAAACTCGCGGTATTTCTGGTTGCTTAGCGCCTTGATAGGACTTGTGTAGATGACTCGCTGGTTGTTCTTGAGACACTGGGCGATCGCGTATTCTGCCACCACCGTCTTCCCTGCACTAGTGTGCGCCGACACTAGTACGCTCTCGTTGCGCTCTATCGAGGCTATTGAGACCTCTTGGAAAGGATCGAGTTGGAAAGGCCATACCCGCGCAGGCTCCGACGGGCGCTTGTGTTGTGATATGGGGACGTAGTCGCAGTCGGGAGGTAGTGATACTTGATGGCGCACTTGATGCTGCAGTACTACTGCGGTCTCCTCTTTCTCCGCTTGCAGGCCTGCTGCTGCGGCAACTTGTCTCGATTGTGTGGTGTCAAATGAGTCGGTGACTACGGGCTCGGGTTCTTCATCGCGGCGTCGTCGCTTCTGTCCTCGGTCGGCATCTTCTGAAGCGACATCATCGTCTGCTGGCGCTGCCGGTGCTGTCGTGGCTGGAGGCGCAAAGTCGTGTGCATCTGTCATATTCGCATCGCCATTCTGCTGCTGTTCTGCGCGTTTGACATCGCCATTGAGTGATCGCTTCTTGCTCTTCTTGCCCTTCGATTTAGCGGTCGCCTTCTCGTCGAAGACGTCAAACATTTCGTCGGCCATGATTGCGGTGTTGGTATGGGAGAGTGTCGCGGTGCAAAGAAGCGCGACATAAATTCAAGATGCAGTTCGAGTTTCAAGACGGGCGGAAGCTCGGCCGAGTCATCGCCGCCGCAACTTGCAAGGGTTTCCAGTGCAACTGTTTCGCGTCTCTCTTCACGCATCAACCATCATCTTCTGCTGTCACCGGCATCTCATCACGGGCTAACTTCAATTTCACAGTCAGCTCCATGTTCACGACATTCTTTCGAAGGAGGGAGTCCCGACGGGTTCAGCTGTAGCACTCCATGGCGGGGTTCGCGACAGCAGCGCGTGCGAGCACGTCCTGTACGAAATCGTCACACGTAAGATATTACACGCACCGAGCGATCATGCACAGCCGATATGCCATGATGCTCCTGGCCAAGATGGGATGAGAGCTTACGCATGGCGGGCGAAGCGTGCGGAGCCGAAGGTACACTCGCTCGGCGATCTCGTGTAACACTGCCTCATCCTTCGCTTCAACCTCATACCAACCAACTCCCGGACATGAGACAATGGCCATACGTCCCACGGCGCTTGCTATCAAGACGGCTCTGCTCCGCCTACTTATCGCTGTAAGAATAACTACACTTGGGCCCTAACGCGTGCCAGCGTCTTCAGGCCACCAGCGCGAATTAGAGACTTTCTGGCTTAGCACTACCAACACATGTGCCGTACTCTGACCTCAGCAGGCCTGTCATGGCAGCGTCTTTAAGAATGGTAGTCGCACATGGCGTGACGAGGCTTGTTTTCTCCGGACTTTGTAATGCCATAACGATCGCATCAACTGTGCTATCCATATTTCCCACCAGTATTTGCTGACAGTACGACCGTTGATTCCCACAGACAATGACGAACGGCCTCTTGattaagcgtagcgaccgagcgctagccaca
Proteins encoded in this window:
- a CDS encoding ATP-dependent RNA helicase mtr4 — protein: MADEMFDVFDEKATAKSKGKKSKKRSLNGDVKRAEQQQNGDANMTDAHDFAPPATTAPAAPADDDVASEDADRGQKRRRRDEEPEPVVTDSFDTTQSRQVAAAAGLQAEKEETAVVLQHQVRHQVSLPPDCDYVPISQHKRPSEPARVWPFQLDPFQEVSIASIERNESVLVSAHTSAGKTVVAEYAIAQCLKNNQRVIYTSPIKALSNQKYREFQADFGDVGLMTGDVTINPTATCLVMTTEILRSMLYRGSEIMREVAWVVFDEVHYMRDKSRGVVWEETIILLPDKVRYVFLSATIPNAMQFAEWITKTHNQPCHVVYTDFRPTPLQHYFFPAGADGIHLVVDEKGVFREENFNKAMATIAEKAGDDGSDPMAKRKGKGKDKKVNKGGKKDGPTDIYKIVKMIMMKNYNPVIVFSFSKRDCENYALQMSQLAFNDESEKAMVSKVFNSAIEMLSDEDKELPQIQHLLPLLRRGIGIHHSGLLPILKETIEILFQEGLIKVLFATETFSIGLNMPAKTVVFTSVRKFDGISLRWVTPSEFIQMSGRAGRRGLDERGIVIMMIDEKMEPGVAKEIVRGEQDKLNSAFYLGYNMILNLMRVEGISPEFMLERCFFQFQNAASVSGLEKQLMELEQKRLEMAIENEPEIKEYYDLRKNLTNYANEMKAVITHPQYLTKFLQQGRLVKVKYKDHDFGWGAVVNFVSVKPGKGQKQEDIPSSASVVVDVLLNVAADVTPPPPGSKLSDDLPPGVRPPGPGEKGKMEVAPIMNGTIDSVGHLRVFLPNDLRTQEQRNTVRKALEEIARRFPDGIAILDPIENMGIEDDGFKKLLRKIEVLEHKLLSSPLHKDERLPELYDQYNAKVELSNEIKALRKKMSDALSVLQLDELKNRKRVLRRLGFVNDADVVQLKARVACEISTGDELVLSELLFNRFFNELTPEQCAAVLSCFIFEEKSEEKGALKEELAKPFREIQAQARQVAKVSMESKVVVNEEEYLQSFKPELMEVVYAWTHGASFAAICKMTDVYEGSLIRLFRRLEELLRQVAQASKVMGSDELEQKFEVALTKVRRDIVAAQSLYL